In bacterium, the sequence CCGCATGCTGAAAGGGCCGCACCTCCTGGGTTCAAGCCACCGGTGGCAGCGGATGCGGCAAAGGCGGAAAAGATCTTTTCAGGCTTGGCCGCCTGGCATTGGGGACAGGTTAAATCCTGCCCGTCCGCGCCCATTCTCTGAAACGCTTCGAACGTATGTCCGCAATGGGTGCAACGATATTCATAGATCGGCATCTTTTTCCCTTTAATGGTTTACTCGTTTTCCGATTTGTTCTGATCTTTCTCCGAAAGATCGCAAGCCCCGGACATTCAGGTCGGTATTCCGAGCTTTGGCAAAATATAGCGGTTCAGCACAAGCCAGAACGCGATGATGGCAATGATTCCCCAAGTGTCCATACCCGCTCCTTGTTCAATGCAATAGATAGATGATGCAGACTGTAAAAGGATTCAACGTTCAGTCAAAAAGTGACAGGGGCGCTGTGGAACCAGACCGGTCGGCGATCTCCTGCAAACCGGGGTAATGCAGGAGCAGAGAATCCGGTACCGCCACTTTTTTATTCAACACAGCGGCGGTCAGCTGCAGGCTGTTGACCGCCGCCTGACCGCGAAAATGGTTGTTGAAAATCACAAATGTTTTTTCAGTGTGGCGAGCGATGGAACGGATGCGTTCCGCCCATTCGGCCAACTCGGCTTGCTGATAAAGGTAATCATACCGTTGATCTCTTCCGGCCTGGTCGTTGAACCAGTTTTGGTAATTTCGCCCATGCAGCCGGGCATAACCGGTCGATGCG encodes:
- a CDS encoding zinc ribbon domain-containing protein, with protein sequence MPIYEYRCTHCGHTFEAFQRMGADGQDLTCPQCQAAKPEKIFSAFAASAATGGLNPGGAALSACGGNSGFS